The Alosa sapidissima isolate fAloSap1 chromosome 5, fAloSap1.pri, whole genome shotgun sequence genome has a window encoding:
- the LOC121709948 gene encoding N-acetyllactosaminide beta-1,3-N-acetylglucosaminyltransferase 4-like isoform X2, which yields MTRTRVQYPRCSLVSAVAVILCYLMLKMYHHLVVPLDSKSPPFHQIHTRPFWSNISKSGTASPPAGPYTVQENFTCSANDSAEVIPSHLPQSYQEFLRYRHCRAFPILLTPSPCEDDLYLLLAVKSTAVNVDRRAALRDTWGCAGRIQGHKVKLVFLMGRSHDKVQDHDPQQLLQSESRHYGDILQWDFADIFFNLPRKEVGFLSWFSRKCSSAQFVFKGDDDMFVNTENLVEFLTAHKPENHLFAGFIHSPEMPIRDRSSKYFVPVEIYPEGKLYPPFPSGGGYLMSRQTMLGLDVAAQKVKLLPLDDVFLGLCLQQMGVKLTHHRGFLTFGIDNKNDLKRPCFYRGIMLMHKMSPVELRVMWLLMQDSPPCGSSGSSGKTL from the coding sequence ATGACAAGGACAAGAGTTCAGTACCCCCGGTGTAGTCTGGTCAGTGCTGTGGCCGTCATCCTCTGCTATTTGATGCTCAAGATGTACCACCACCTGGTCGTCCCATTGGACTCCAAATCGCCTCCTTTccaccagatacacacacgcccCTTTTGGTCCAACATATCTAAGAGTGGCACTGCCTCACCACCAGCGGGCCCCTACACTGTCCAAGAGAACTTTACATGCTCTGCCAATGACAGCGCAGAGGTCATTCCATCACACCTGCCCCAGTCATACCAGGAATTCTTACGCTATAGGCATTGCCGAGCATTCCCAATCCTGCTGACCCCTTCACCTTGCGAGGATGACCTTTATCTATTGTTGGCCGTGAAGTCCACAGCTGTGAATGTAGACCGCCGTGCTGCATTGCGGGACACCTGGGGTTGCGCTGGTAGAATCCAGGGTCATAAAGTTAAGTTGGTCTTCCTGATGGGCCGCTCACATGACAAGGTGCAGGATCACGACCCCCAGCAACTGCTGCAGTCGGAGAGCCGTCACTATGGGGACATCTTGCAGTGGGACTTTGCGGATATCTTCTTCAACCTGCCTCGGAAGGAGGTGGGATTCCTCAGCTGGTTCTCTCGTAAGTGCAGCAGTGCGCAGTTTGTGTTCAAGGGCGATGATGACATGTTTGTGAACACAGAGAATCTGGTTGAGTTCCTGACAGCCCACAAACCTGAGAATCACCTGTTTGCTGGATTCATCCACAGCCCCGAGATGCCTATCCGAGACAGAAGCTCAAAGTATTTTGTCCCTGTCGAGATATACCCAGAGGGGAAGCTCTATCCACCCTTTCCAAGTGGTGGTGGGTATTTGATGTCACGGCAGACTATGTTGGGACTGGATGTGGCAGCCCAGAAGGTGAAGCTGCTCCCACTCGATGATGTCTTTCTGGGCCTGTGCTTGCAGCAAATGGGTGTGAAGCTCACACACCACAGAGGTTTTCTGACATTCGGCATCGACAACAAGAATGACCTAAAGCGCCCCTGTTTTTATCGTGGAATCATGCTGATGCACAAGATGAGCCCGGTAGAGTTGCGGGTCATGTGGTTGCTGATGCAAGACAGTCCACCAtgtggtagtagtggtagtagtggaAAAACACTTTGA
- the LOC121709948 gene encoding N-acetyllactosaminide beta-1,3-N-acetylglucosaminyltransferase 4-like isoform X1 translates to MKSVKMTRTRVQYPRCSLVSAVAVILCYLMLKMYHHLVVPLDSKSPPFHQIHTRPFWSNISKSGTASPPAGPYTVQENFTCSANDSAEVIPSHLPQSYQEFLRYRHCRAFPILLTPSPCEDDLYLLLAVKSTAVNVDRRAALRDTWGCAGRIQGHKVKLVFLMGRSHDKVQDHDPQQLLQSESRHYGDILQWDFADIFFNLPRKEVGFLSWFSRKCSSAQFVFKGDDDMFVNTENLVEFLTAHKPENHLFAGFIHSPEMPIRDRSSKYFVPVEIYPEGKLYPPFPSGGGYLMSRQTMLGLDVAAQKVKLLPLDDVFLGLCLQQMGVKLTHHRGFLTFGIDNKNDLKRPCFYRGIMLMHKMSPVELRVMWLLMQDSPPCGSSGSSGKTL, encoded by the coding sequence CGTGAAGATGACAAGGACAAGAGTTCAGTACCCCCGGTGTAGTCTGGTCAGTGCTGTGGCCGTCATCCTCTGCTATTTGATGCTCAAGATGTACCACCACCTGGTCGTCCCATTGGACTCCAAATCGCCTCCTTTccaccagatacacacacgcccCTTTTGGTCCAACATATCTAAGAGTGGCACTGCCTCACCACCAGCGGGCCCCTACACTGTCCAAGAGAACTTTACATGCTCTGCCAATGACAGCGCAGAGGTCATTCCATCACACCTGCCCCAGTCATACCAGGAATTCTTACGCTATAGGCATTGCCGAGCATTCCCAATCCTGCTGACCCCTTCACCTTGCGAGGATGACCTTTATCTATTGTTGGCCGTGAAGTCCACAGCTGTGAATGTAGACCGCCGTGCTGCATTGCGGGACACCTGGGGTTGCGCTGGTAGAATCCAGGGTCATAAAGTTAAGTTGGTCTTCCTGATGGGCCGCTCACATGACAAGGTGCAGGATCACGACCCCCAGCAACTGCTGCAGTCGGAGAGCCGTCACTATGGGGACATCTTGCAGTGGGACTTTGCGGATATCTTCTTCAACCTGCCTCGGAAGGAGGTGGGATTCCTCAGCTGGTTCTCTCGTAAGTGCAGCAGTGCGCAGTTTGTGTTCAAGGGCGATGATGACATGTTTGTGAACACAGAGAATCTGGTTGAGTTCCTGACAGCCCACAAACCTGAGAATCACCTGTTTGCTGGATTCATCCACAGCCCCGAGATGCCTATCCGAGACAGAAGCTCAAAGTATTTTGTCCCTGTCGAGATATACCCAGAGGGGAAGCTCTATCCACCCTTTCCAAGTGGTGGTGGGTATTTGATGTCACGGCAGACTATGTTGGGACTGGATGTGGCAGCCCAGAAGGTGAAGCTGCTCCCACTCGATGATGTCTTTCTGGGCCTGTGCTTGCAGCAAATGGGTGTGAAGCTCACACACCACAGAGGTTTTCTGACATTCGGCATCGACAACAAGAATGACCTAAAGCGCCCCTGTTTTTATCGTGGAATCATGCTGATGCACAAGATGAGCCCGGTAGAGTTGCGGGTCATGTGGTTGCTGATGCAAGACAGTCCACCAtgtggtagtagtggtagtagtggaAAAACACTTTGA